A genome region from Leptonema illini DSM 21528 includes the following:
- a CDS encoding 1,4-dihydroxy-6-naphthoate synthase, with product MKRNITLGLSPCPNDTYIFHHLIKEGFAESSATSGTAVNRITVNPFFADVEELNRRALNGSELPVTKVSCFAAALASEHYEILPSGGALGHNCGPLLVSRQKLSSQDELLDRLRCSRILIPGKTTTAHLLLRLFLKEHGIEHPLIEEALYSDILPSLKRADADFGLIIHEERFTYPSYGVDAPVDLGQWWESQTGLPIPLGCILVRRDHLDLFDALDRAICESIDHAKAHLEEAWPFIKSHAQALEDTAIRSHIDLYVTDYSRTPREKGKAAFALLREKAVGLVLD from the coding sequence GTGAAAAGAAACATCACGCTCGGGCTCTCTCCCTGCCCGAACGACACCTACATATTCCATCATCTTATAAAAGAGGGTTTCGCCGAAAGCAGCGCTACGAGCGGCACAGCCGTGAATCGCATCACGGTAAATCCCTTTTTTGCCGATGTTGAGGAACTGAACCGGCGGGCGTTAAACGGCTCCGAGTTGCCCGTCACAAAGGTCTCATGCTTTGCCGCCGCTCTGGCATCAGAGCACTACGAGATCCTGCCCTCCGGTGGAGCGCTCGGCCATAACTGCGGGCCTCTTCTTGTCAGCAGGCAGAAGCTCTCTTCGCAGGATGAGCTTCTGGATAGACTGCGCTGCTCTCGCATCCTCATCCCCGGCAAAACGACGACGGCGCATCTGCTTCTCAGGCTTTTCCTGAAAGAACACGGCATCGAGCATCCGCTCATCGAAGAGGCGCTGTACAGCGATATTCTGCCGTCGCTGAAACGAGCCGATGCCGATTTCGGCCTGATCATTCACGAGGAGAGATTTACGTATCCTTCTTACGGCGTTGATGCGCCGGTCGATCTCGGACAGTGGTGGGAATCGCAGACCGGATTGCCTATTCCGCTCGGTTGCATTCTCGTGCGGCGAGATCATCTCGATCTCTTTGACGCCCTCGACCGGGCGATCTGTGAGAGCATCGATCATGCGAAGGCGCATCTTGAAGAAGCCTGGCCTTTTATCAAGTCTCATGCACAGGCCCTTGAGGATACGGCGATACGATCGCATATCGATCTCTATGTGACCGATTATTCGCGCACCCCCCGAGAAAAAGGAAAGGCGGCCTTCGCGTTACTTCGCGAAAAGGCCGTCGGTCTCGTCCTTGATTAA
- a CDS encoding sodium:proton antiporter: protein MHEAAMPAYWSVIPFVLILLAIAVLPIAAEHWWHKNRNKLIVSLVLGIPVAIYLIMLGRFHDLEHQILLDYIPFVSLLGALFYISGGIVLRGDIRATPRNNVFFLATGGLLASFIGTTGASMVLIRPLLRSNSERKHVVHTVIFFIFIVSNIGGLLTPLGDPPLFLGYLRGVPFTWTFQLFPEWLFTNAVLLLVYFLWDRRAYAQESLKDIRSDVTHIEPISIKGTINIVWLIGVVLVVAFVNENYEPFRSLIQENQFYKLMQVPFLLGLIILSKWTTREEFRKANDFNLEPIIEVAVLFIGIFVTMIPALILLKVHGPELGLDTPVKFFFATGLFSSFLDNAPTYLVFLTTAQGDMTIAQFIAKDALLLAAISLGAVFMGANTYIGNAPNFMVKSIAEQTGVKMPSFGGYMLYSIGILMPVFIVVALLFLA, encoded by the coding sequence ATGCATGAAGCGGCTATGCCGGCCTACTGGTCGGTGATCCCTTTTGTTCTTATTCTGCTTGCCATCGCCGTGCTGCCCATCGCAGCGGAGCACTGGTGGCATAAGAACAGGAATAAACTTATCGTCTCTCTTGTTCTCGGTATTCCCGTAGCCATTTATCTGATCATGCTCGGTCGCTTTCACGATCTTGAACATCAGATACTTCTGGATTATATACCGTTTGTTTCGTTGCTTGGAGCTCTGTTCTATATCAGCGGCGGCATCGTTCTTCGCGGCGATATTCGTGCCACGCCGCGAAACAACGTCTTCTTCCTGGCGACGGGCGGCCTTCTCGCTTCTTTTATCGGAACGACAGGCGCTTCGATGGTGCTCATTCGCCCGCTTCTGCGATCCAATTCAGAGCGAAAGCATGTCGTTCACACGGTCATCTTCTTCATCTTTATCGTTTCAAATATCGGAGGCCTGCTGACGCCGCTTGGCGATCCGCCGCTCTTCCTCGGTTATCTGCGCGGAGTTCCGTTTACCTGGACGTTCCAGCTCTTCCCTGAGTGGCTTTTTACGAACGCCGTGCTGCTGCTCGTCTACTTCCTGTGGGACAGACGGGCCTATGCTCAGGAAAGCCTTAAAGATATTCGTTCTGACGTCACGCATATCGAACCGATCTCCATCAAAGGCACGATTAATATCGTCTGGCTGATCGGCGTCGTGCTCGTCGTCGCCTTTGTGAACGAGAACTATGAACCGTTCCGTTCGCTCATTCAGGAGAACCAGTTTTACAAGCTGATGCAGGTTCCCTTTCTGCTCGGCCTGATCATCCTGTCTAAGTGGACGACTCGAGAGGAGTTTCGCAAGGCGAACGATTTCAATCTTGAGCCGATCATTGAAGTGGCGGTGCTCTTTATCGGTATCTTCGTTACGATGATTCCTGCTCTGATTTTACTGAAAGTGCACGGGCCCGAGCTCGGTCTCGATACTCCGGTGAAGTTCTTCTTCGCTACGGGACTTTTTTCGAGCTTCCTGGATAACGCTCCGACCTACCTCGTTTTCCTGACGACGGCGCAGGGCGATATGACGATCGCTCAGTTTATTGCGAAAGACGCCCTGCTGCTTGCCGCTATTTCGCTTGGAGCCGTCTTTATGGGAGCGAATACGTATATCGGCAACGCTCCGAATTTCATGGTGAAGTCGATTGCCGAGCAAACGGGCGTGAAGATGCCTTCGTTCGGCGGCTACATGCTATATTCGATCGGCATCCTGATGCCGGTGTTTATCGTCGTCGCTCTGCTCTTCCTCGCCTGA
- a CDS encoding calcium/sodium antiporter translates to MSDSTILNYLLFLPGFFLLLKGADWLVQGAISLARRMQISDLVIGLTLVSMGTSAPELAVNISASYQGSPDLAIGNVLGSNAANILLILGVCAVIRPLTVTDSTVWKEIPFSLLAAGLVVILANDLYLNGEGRNVIARNDGLVLWGFFIIFFYYIFSLARNGHYAPDDDMPESGLSIPRSVIYVIVGLIALPVGGHWIVNGAVEIARAFQISESFIGVTVLAIGTSLPELAASGMATYRGNSELAIGNVVGSNIFNILFVLATSAVLLPLPFSLDSNIDALVVVLASLMLFSFLFIGRRNVLDRGQGVVFLVFYIVYIGFRYSGG, encoded by the coding sequence ATGTCTGATTCCACAATTCTGAACTATCTGCTTTTCCTGCCCGGTTTCTTCCTCCTGCTTAAAGGAGCGGACTGGCTTGTTCAGGGTGCTATCAGCCTGGCCCGCCGCATGCAGATCTCTGATCTGGTGATCGGTCTCACGCTCGTCTCGATGGGGACGTCGGCGCCGGAGCTTGCCGTCAATATTTCGGCGAGCTATCAGGGCAGTCCCGATCTTGCCATCGGGAACGTTCTTGGAAGCAATGCCGCCAATATTCTTCTCATTCTCGGCGTCTGCGCCGTGATCCGTCCGCTGACCGTCACCGATAGCACCGTATGGAAGGAGATCCCTTTCAGCCTGCTCGCTGCGGGCCTTGTCGTTATCCTGGCCAACGACCTTTATCTCAATGGAGAAGGGCGTAATGTGATCGCGCGTAACGACGGCCTTGTGCTCTGGGGATTCTTTATTATATTCTTCTATTATATATTCAGTCTTGCGCGAAACGGACACTATGCACCCGACGATGATATGCCCGAATCCGGCCTTTCTATTCCGCGGAGCGTGATCTACGTTATCGTCGGGTTGATCGCTCTGCCTGTCGGAGGGCACTGGATCGTGAATGGAGCCGTTGAGATCGCCCGGGCATTTCAGATCAGCGAATCCTTTATCGGCGTGACCGTGCTCGCCATCGGCACCTCACTGCCCGAGCTGGCGGCCTCGGGCATGGCGACCTATCGCGGGAACTCCGAGCTGGCTATCGGTAACGTTGTCGGCTCGAATATCTTCAACATCCTTTTTGTCCTTGCAACAAGCGCCGTGCTTCTGCCTCTTCCTTTTTCTCTCGACAGTAACATCGATGCCCTGGTCGTCGTTCTCGCGAGCCTGATGCTTTTCAGTTTTCTCTTTATCGGTCGTCGGAATGTTCTCGATCGCGGGCAGGGGGTGGTCTTTCTTGTCTTTTATATAGTATATATAGGTTTTCGGTATTCTGGAGGTTGA
- a CDS encoding PDZ domain-containing protein, giving the protein MKSFQTLSVSLLLVAFVATLEGAPIKVTESKPVRVPLKADRTDATNRPDGVRRDQTAKGDPIRRSVVRVSVSPVRTDPVRPWIRRPGEAYTVVGLALGDGLILIQADDIRNAVLVEVSRADSYAREKARPVLVDMETNLAILRMENPRFLSDLAPFEFGDDPVQGDEIIAARTDGLFRVYRETVKVIEYSITSDYGFTRLPIFVFSARESYQNGDILLKGGKLTGIVAFLGQQGKGVAVPVSRIEAFRDRALASIQKEAHYRGFVVQGIELEDLVDPQLRAYLGLDGKGLRAGGAFVGSVLPETPAASVLKSGDVLLALDGQAVDEKGLYRDPLLGLQRAELLLTRDVRGQYRNPGDRIKMTILRDRKQQDVELSLREYRGTAERIPWLLPDEQPPYLVETGLVFLELSVPYLQSRFGKDWRRRALELAYIYDTKKNYAAGDEKDRILILSEVLPDQANQGYQGFGGEIIESVNGQKVRDLKELIDRVNSARQTPNAVIEILFTDGSRVYLDPTAREDNERIRRTYRLPALYRDR; this is encoded by the coding sequence GTGAAATCGTTTCAGACGTTATCAGTCTCTCTGCTCCTTGTTGCCTTTGTGGCGACGCTTGAGGGTGCTCCGATTAAGGTTACGGAATCAAAGCCGGTGCGCGTACCCCTGAAGGCGGACAGAACCGACGCAACGAACCGACCCGACGGCGTGCGCCGGGATCAGACGGCGAAGGGCGATCCGATCCGGCGTTCGGTCGTGCGTGTGAGCGTTTCGCCGGTGCGCACCGACCCGGTGCGTCCGTGGATTCGCAGGCCCGGTGAGGCCTACACCGTCGTTGGCCTGGCGCTCGGCGACGGCTTGATTCTGATACAGGCCGATGATATTCGCAATGCCGTGCTCGTCGAAGTGAGTCGCGCCGATTCCTATGCTCGAGAGAAGGCAAGGCCCGTGCTCGTCGATATGGAGACGAATCTTGCCATTCTACGGATGGAAAACCCCCGCTTTCTGTCGGACCTCGCTCCGTTTGAATTCGGTGACGATCCTGTGCAGGGCGATGAGATCATTGCCGCGCGCACGGACGGACTCTTTCGCGTCTACCGTGAAACGGTGAAGGTGATCGAGTACAGTATCACGTCTGACTACGGCTTTACCAGGCTGCCCATCTTTGTCTTCTCGGCTCGCGAAAGTTATCAGAACGGCGATATACTGCTGAAAGGAGGAAAGCTGACCGGAATCGTCGCTTTTCTGGGGCAGCAGGGCAAAGGCGTGGCCGTGCCTGTTTCGCGCATTGAAGCATTCCGTGACCGAGCTCTGGCTTCTATCCAGAAAGAGGCTCACTATAGAGGGTTCGTCGTTCAGGGAATCGAGCTCGAGGATCTCGTCGATCCGCAGTTGCGCGCATACCTTGGCCTGGATGGTAAAGGACTGCGCGCCGGTGGCGCCTTCGTCGGCTCCGTTCTGCCTGAAACTCCCGCTGCATCGGTTCTGAAGTCGGGCGATGTGTTGCTCGCTCTTGACGGCCAGGCCGTTGATGAGAAGGGGCTCTATCGTGATCCTCTTCTCGGATTACAGCGAGCCGAGCTTCTATTAACAAGGGATGTGCGCGGGCAGTACCGGAATCCCGGCGATCGAATTAAAATGACGATATTACGTGATCGCAAACAGCAGGACGTGGAACTCAGCCTGCGCGAATATCGCGGCACCGCCGAGCGGATTCCCTGGCTTCTTCCCGACGAACAGCCTCCGTATCTTGTTGAAACGGGTCTTGTCTTTCTTGAGCTGAGCGTGCCCTATCTGCAGAGCCGGTTCGGCAAGGACTGGCGTCGTCGCGCCCTTGAGCTTGCTTACATCTATGATACGAAGAAGAACTACGCTGCCGGCGATGAGAAGGATCGCATTCTCATTCTTTCTGAGGTGCTGCCCGATCAAGCGAATCAGGGATACCAGGGATTCGGAGGAGAGATCATTGAATCGGTGAACGGCCAGAAGGTTCGTGATCTGAAAGAGCTGATCGATCGCGTTAACAGCGCCCGGCAGACTCCGAATGCCGTGATAGAGATTCTCTTCACGGATGGAAGTCGCGTATATCTTGACCCGACGGCGCGCGAGGATAATGAGAGGATCAGGCGCACATACCGATTGCCTGCCCTGTACAGAGACCGCTGA
- a CDS encoding S1C family serine protease: MRSLRWMRSGNRLFSLSFSGNLVRLSLFCLLLLPGLLPADNGGIGNVPVERSVVSIRVDSFSYDYGMPWNDPSVERSGGTGFIIEGNRILTNAHVVSGAVNINVKRPDQKKEFRAKLLHIAHDCDLAMLQVEDPNFFQGAQPLVIGELPALSSPVVVVGFPIGGNRLSITRGVVSRIDMDTYAHSGIDSHLTIQVDAAINPGNSGGPAIQNGRVIGVAFQALRGGENLGYLIPPVVIRRFLREVEKNGVYRGYVELGIHSTSTENPVMRRALKLPAELEDTGVFVTRVLPGTSAEGKIRAGDVLLEIMDHPISESGEVMIDNTLYSYVELVDHLNEGEVVKARIFRDGQLLTVEFPARRTNIYDYQRREYEQPPQYYVQAGLVFQPLDANLMRTYSQEWLNNDRSEIFYRYFYRIVSKAFQEKEEEVVLTGRLNDSVNLYTSSYGYRLVRSVNGQKVRNFREFVIRFDRAVTSEESVVVEFEDVNRPLVLRSLDVRAANERIRKSYSLREDRRVRMEKAQ, translated from the coding sequence ATGCGCAGCCTGCGATGGATGCGCTCTGGAAACCGTCTGTTTTCGCTTTCTTTTTCGGGAAACCTGGTTCGACTTTCTCTTTTTTGCCTGCTATTACTGCCGGGGCTTTTACCGGCCGACAACGGCGGGATCGGCAACGTTCCGGTCGAGAGGTCCGTTGTCAGCATCCGGGTCGACTCATTCAGCTACGATTACGGGATGCCCTGGAATGATCCCTCAGTGGAGCGTTCGGGCGGCACCGGCTTTATTATAGAGGGAAATCGCATTCTGACGAACGCCCACGTGGTCAGCGGCGCGGTGAATATCAACGTGAAGCGGCCCGACCAGAAAAAAGAGTTCCGGGCAAAGCTACTGCATATCGCCCATGATTGCGACCTGGCAATGCTTCAGGTTGAGGATCCGAATTTCTTCCAGGGGGCGCAGCCTCTTGTCATCGGCGAGCTGCCGGCACTGAGCAGCCCCGTCGTCGTTGTCGGTTTCCCGATCGGTGGGAATCGGCTTTCGATTACGCGGGGCGTGGTTTCGCGAATCGATATGGATACCTATGCTCATAGCGGTATCGATTCCCATCTGACGATTCAGGTGGATGCGGCGATCAACCCCGGGAATTCGGGCGGGCCGGCCATTCAAAACGGTCGGGTGATCGGCGTGGCCTTCCAGGCCCTGCGCGGCGGCGAGAACCTCGGCTACCTGATACCGCCCGTCGTCATCCGACGCTTTTTGCGAGAGGTGGAAAAAAACGGCGTCTATCGAGGATATGTGGAGCTCGGCATTCACTCCACTTCGACTGAGAATCCGGTCATGCGCCGCGCTTTGAAGCTTCCGGCAGAGCTTGAGGATACGGGCGTCTTTGTGACGCGTGTTCTGCCCGGAACGAGCGCCGAGGGTAAGATCCGCGCCGGCGACGTGCTGCTTGAGATCATGGACCATCCGATTTCTGAATCGGGCGAGGTGATGATCGATAATACTCTCTATTCCTATGTGGAGCTTGTCGACCATCTGAACGAGGGCGAGGTTGTGAAGGCCCGCATCTTCAGGGACGGCCAGCTGCTTACCGTGGAGTTCCCGGCCCGGCGAACGAATATATATGATTACCAGCGAAGAGAATATGAACAGCCGCCTCAATACTATGTGCAGGCCGGCCTTGTCTTTCAACCTCTTGATGCGAATCTCATGAGAACCTATTCGCAGGAGTGGTTGAATAACGATCGCTCTGAAATCTTCTATCGTTATTTCTACAGAATCGTATCAAAGGCCTTTCAGGAAAAAGAGGAAGAGGTCGTTTTAACGGGTAGGTTGAACGATTCCGTAAACCTGTATACAAGCAGCTACGGTTACCGTCTCGTTCGTAGCGTAAACGGTCAGAAGGTGCGCAACTTTCGCGAGTTCGTGATACGATTCGATCGTGCCGTAACGTCCGAAGAAAGCGTCGTCGTGGAGTTCGAAGACGTGAACAGGCCGCTCGTTCTGCGATCGCTTGATGTGAGGGCGGCCAATGAAAGAATACGGAAGTCATACTCTCTTCGCGAAGATCGCCGTGTGAGAATGGAGAAAGCTCAGTGA
- the thrS gene encoding threonine--tRNA ligase, which translates to MNVKQDSISQSETPERGKERIPLSTRRHSAAHVLAQAVREKWPDAKLAIGPDTENGFFYDIEANPPLKEEDLKEIEKRMKKIAGARQRFERFFLPADEAVAFLTDRSETYKLEMAEELIRSGEKEISFYRNVSADGKKEIFVDMCSGPHVANTGELGAFRLSAVSGAYWKGQEDRPMLQRVVGLLFETQEELDSYEKRMEEARKRDHRRLGIDLELFATSERVGPGLIFWLPRGNIVKEELESWAKDTEAAHGYQRVTTPLITKEGLFHTSEHLPHYSESMFPPMQMDNENYYLKPMNCPFHHTIYGIRPRSYRELPIRLAEYGTCHRYEDSGALFGLMRVRAMSMNDAHIYCTEDQAVEEFLSVMKLHKYYYDLLDIKDYWMVLALRNPKNKKYHGDEAMWQKAERITRQAMEVSGIDYVVEEDGAAFYGPKVDFQIKSSIGREFTASTCQLDLFMPEKFDLKYVDREGQFQRPACIHRSPLGTHERFIGFLIEHFAGAFPLWLAPEQVRILPVGEAFHAYAFEVQEHLRKEGLRVSVETEETLGKRIRQAEKMKIPYMLVVGEKEQQARRINARNYFTGEQLEWDLAQFVSALKEEIATRRIQKRTRE; encoded by the coding sequence ATGAACGTGAAGCAAGACTCTATTTCTCAAAGTGAAACTCCTGAACGGGGAAAAGAGCGAATCCCACTGTCTACACGCAGGCACAGCGCTGCTCATGTTCTGGCACAGGCCGTGCGAGAAAAGTGGCCAGATGCAAAGCTTGCCATCGGCCCGGATACAGAGAATGGCTTTTTTTATGATATTGAGGCGAATCCTCCATTGAAAGAAGAGGATTTAAAGGAAATTGAAAAGCGAATGAAGAAGATCGCCGGCGCGCGGCAGCGATTCGAAAGGTTTTTTCTGCCCGCTGATGAGGCGGTCGCTTTTCTGACTGATAGATCTGAAACATATAAGCTCGAAATGGCCGAGGAGCTGATTCGGTCCGGAGAAAAAGAGATTTCCTTCTATAGAAACGTTTCGGCTGACGGAAAAAAAGAGATCTTTGTCGATATGTGTAGCGGGCCTCATGTGGCCAATACGGGAGAACTGGGTGCGTTTCGTCTGTCAGCGGTTTCGGGCGCCTACTGGAAGGGACAGGAAGATAGGCCCATGCTTCAACGCGTGGTCGGTCTTCTCTTTGAAACTCAGGAAGAACTCGATAGCTATGAAAAGCGTATGGAAGAGGCCAGGAAACGCGATCACCGTCGTCTTGGCATCGATCTCGAGCTTTTTGCCACCTCGGAGCGTGTTGGTCCGGGGTTGATCTTCTGGCTGCCGCGCGGCAATATTGTCAAAGAAGAGCTTGAGTCCTGGGCAAAGGATACAGAGGCGGCGCACGGCTACCAGCGAGTTACGACACCTCTGATTACGAAAGAGGGTCTCTTCCATACAAGTGAGCATCTTCCGCATTATAGCGAATCCATGTTCCCACCCATGCAGATGGATAATGAGAATTACTATCTGAAGCCGATGAACTGTCCGTTCCATCATACTATCTATGGTATTCGTCCTCGCAGTTATCGTGAATTGCCGATCAGGCTTGCCGAGTATGGCACCTGTCATCGCTACGAAGACTCCGGTGCGCTTTTCGGTCTGATGCGGGTGCGGGCGATGAGCATGAACGATGCCCATATCTACTGCACAGAGGATCAGGCCGTTGAAGAGTTCTTAAGCGTGATGAAGCTTCATAAATACTATTATGATCTTCTTGATATCAAGGATTACTGGATGGTGCTTGCTCTTCGAAATCCGAAGAACAAGAAATATCACGGCGACGAAGCGATGTGGCAGAAGGCGGAACGGATCACGCGCCAGGCCATGGAGGTTTCTGGAATCGACTATGTGGTGGAAGAAGACGGAGCGGCTTTCTACGGCCCGAAGGTGGATTTTCAGATCAAGAGTTCGATCGGCCGGGAATTCACGGCAAGCACCTGTCAGCTCGATCTTTTTATGCCCGAGAAGTTCGATTTAAAATACGTGGATCGAGAGGGTCAGTTCCAGCGTCCGGCCTGTATTCATCGCAGCCCGCTTGGAACGCATGAGCGCTTCATCGGATTTCTGATCGAGCACTTCGCCGGCGCTTTTCCGCTCTGGCTCGCCCCCGAGCAGGTGAGAATCCTTCCGGTCGGCGAGGCCTTCCATGCCTATGCCTTCGAGGTGCAGGAGCATCTGCGGAAGGAAGGGCTGCGGGTCAGCGTGGAGACCGAGGAGACGCTCGGGAAAAGAATCCGGCAGGCAGAAAAGATGAAGATTCCATATATGCTTGTTGTCGGCGAGAAAGAGCAGCAGGCTCGACGCATTAACGCGCGGAACTATTTCACGGGTGAGCAGCTGGAGTGGGATCTTGCACAGTTCGTCAGTGCCTTAAAAGAAGAGATCGCCACCAGGCGGATTCAGAAGCGGACACGAGAATAA